A portion of the Plodia interpunctella isolate USDA-ARS_2022_Savannah chromosome 4, ilPloInte3.2, whole genome shotgun sequence genome contains these proteins:
- the LOC128669372 gene encoding proton-coupled amino acid transporter-like protein pathetic isoform X3 gives MKDILRKISYNPFEHREYSQSINDIRTLANLVKASLGSGLLAIPLAFSNSGWGLGIIGTTVIAFVCTHSVQIFVEISQACCKVERKPILSYSETCEAAFANGPKHARRFASAARIFSEFSLLCTYLGVACIFTVLIADSIKQILDTYAPAYILAVEYYCLILLVPLCMLVQIRHLKFLAPLSLIANVLLIITFFICLYYILKDGFTISDKKVVGDLTRFPAFLSTVIFAMEGIGVVMPIANQMKKPQHFLGCPGVLSIAMTLVAVLYGTLGALGYFKYGDVLRGSITLNLPIDDWPAICAKCFIAVSIFFTYPLHYYVVVDLLTKYLQPRVKENYRSIFQVVLRSLIVIFCAGIAVALPFLEQIINIVGSLFYSLLGLIIPAIIHTVFHFQNLGRFYWILWKNILIVLFGTACLISGCTVTVFDIIDKLNSKTE, from the exons atgaaagatattttaagaaaGATTAGTTACAACCCATTTGAACACAGAGAGTATTCTCAATCTATTAA CGATATCAGAACCCTTGCGAACCTGGTAAAGGCGTCCCTGGGCTCCGGCTTGCTTGCTATCCCTCTCGCCTTCTCAAACTCAGGCTGGGGCTTAGGAATCATCGGCACTACAGTTATAGCTTTTGTTTGTACGCATAGTGTTcaaattttt GTTGAAATCTCACAAGCATGCTGTAAGGTGGAAAGAAAGCCTATCCTGAGTTACTCAGAAACATGCGAAGCTGCGTTTGCCAACGGTCCCAAACATGCCCGGCGCTTCGCCAGTGCCGCCAG aatattttcagaattttcattattatgcaCGTACCTAGGCGTGGCCTGCATATTCACTGTACTCATTGCAGATTCAATTAAGCAA aTCCTAGATACCTATGCGCCTGCGTATATTTTGGCTGTGGAATACTACTGTCTGATACTGTTGGTACCACTTTGCATGCTGGTGCAGATCAGGCACTTGAAGTTCCTCGCTCCCTTGTCGCTGATTGCCAatgtattacttattattaccTTCTTCATTTGCCTGTACTACATACTCAAAGATGGGTTCACGATATCGGACAAGAAAGTGGTCGGTGACCTGACGAGATTTCCTGCATTTTTGtc GACTGTCATCTTCGCAATGGAGGGCATAGGAGTGGTGATGCCGATCGCCAATCAGATGAAGAAGCCCCAGCACTTCCTCGGTTGTCCCGGAGTTTTGTCCATCGCCATGACGCTTGTAGCGGTGCTGTATGGCACTCTGGGTGCACTTGGATATTTCAAGTATGGCGACGTTCTCAGAGGATCCATCACTTTAAATCTGCCTATAGATGATTG GCCAGCAATTTGTGCAAAATGCTTCATAGCAGTGTCAATATTCTTCACGTACCCACTACACTACTACGTCGTCGTCGACCTACTCACGAAGTATCTCCAGCCAAGAGTCAAAGAGAACTATAGATCCATCTTCCAAGTAGTGCTCAGATcgttaattgttattttttgcg CGGGCATAGCTGTTGCTTTGCCATTCTTGGAGCAAATCATCAACATCGTGGGTTCTCTGTTTTATTCCTTACTCGGCCTTATCATCCCTGCGATCATCCACACAGTCTTCCACTTCCAAAACCTCGGAAGGTTTTACTGGattttatggaaaaatattttaattgttttatttggaaCTGCCTGTCTAATATCTGGTTGCACGGTCActgtttttgatataattgaTAAGTTGAATAGTAAAACTGAATGA
- the LOC128669372 gene encoding proton-coupled amino acid transporter-like protein pathetic isoform X2: MPSENGHQTEKKEVESNDYNPFEHRKIEKPNSDIRTLANLVKASLGSGLLAIPLAFSNSGWGLGIIGTTVIAFVCTHSVQIFVEISQACCKVERKPILSYSETCEAAFANGPKHARRFASAARIFSEFSLLCTYLGVACIFTVLIADSIKQILDTYAPAYILAVEYYCLILLVPLCMLVQIRHLKFLAPLSLIANVLLIITFFICLYYILKDGFTISDKKVVGDLTRFPAFLSTVIFAMEGIGVVMPIANQMKKPQHFLGCPGVLSIAMTLVAVLYGTLGALGYFKYGDVLRGSITLNLPIDDWPAICAKCFIAVSIFFTYPLHYYVVVDLLTKYLQPRVKENYRSIFQVVLRSLIVIFCAGIAVALPFLEQIINIVGSLFYSLLGLIIPAIIHTVFHFQNLGRFYWILWKNILIVLFGTACLISGCTVTVFDIIDKLNSKTE; this comes from the exons CGATATCAGAACCCTTGCGAACCTGGTAAAGGCGTCCCTGGGCTCCGGCTTGCTTGCTATCCCTCTCGCCTTCTCAAACTCAGGCTGGGGCTTAGGAATCATCGGCACTACAGTTATAGCTTTTGTTTGTACGCATAGTGTTcaaattttt GTTGAAATCTCACAAGCATGCTGTAAGGTGGAAAGAAAGCCTATCCTGAGTTACTCAGAAACATGCGAAGCTGCGTTTGCCAACGGTCCCAAACATGCCCGGCGCTTCGCCAGTGCCGCCAG aatattttcagaattttcattattatgcaCGTACCTAGGCGTGGCCTGCATATTCACTGTACTCATTGCAGATTCAATTAAGCAA aTCCTAGATACCTATGCGCCTGCGTATATTTTGGCTGTGGAATACTACTGTCTGATACTGTTGGTACCACTTTGCATGCTGGTGCAGATCAGGCACTTGAAGTTCCTCGCTCCCTTGTCGCTGATTGCCAatgtattacttattattaccTTCTTCATTTGCCTGTACTACATACTCAAAGATGGGTTCACGATATCGGACAAGAAAGTGGTCGGTGACCTGACGAGATTTCCTGCATTTTTGtc GACTGTCATCTTCGCAATGGAGGGCATAGGAGTGGTGATGCCGATCGCCAATCAGATGAAGAAGCCCCAGCACTTCCTCGGTTGTCCCGGAGTTTTGTCCATCGCCATGACGCTTGTAGCGGTGCTGTATGGCACTCTGGGTGCACTTGGATATTTCAAGTATGGCGACGTTCTCAGAGGATCCATCACTTTAAATCTGCCTATAGATGATTG GCCAGCAATTTGTGCAAAATGCTTCATAGCAGTGTCAATATTCTTCACGTACCCACTACACTACTACGTCGTCGTCGACCTACTCACGAAGTATCTCCAGCCAAGAGTCAAAGAGAACTATAGATCCATCTTCCAAGTAGTGCTCAGATcgttaattgttattttttgcg CGGGCATAGCTGTTGCTTTGCCATTCTTGGAGCAAATCATCAACATCGTGGGTTCTCTGTTTTATTCCTTACTCGGCCTTATCATCCCTGCGATCATCCACACAGTCTTCCACTTCCAAAACCTCGGAAGGTTTTACTGGattttatggaaaaatattttaattgttttatttggaaCTGCCTGTCTAATATCTGGTTGCACGGTCActgtttttgatataattgaTAAGTTGAATAGTAAAACTGAATGA